The stretch of DNA GTTCCATAGATAATCCTCAAATAGTTTCCAAAATAAGTTATTACTCTGAAGCTAAGTTTCTGATGCTCTGCCGACCGACCGCCGGAGCGCTTTGCGGCTCCCGTGCCGGCGTACTCATCTCGGAAAAGAAAACGATTCCCACCTTGAAGACGATCCTCGCCATCTTTTCCGCCATCGACAAAACGCAAGCTCGCCTAAAATCCTCCACTTCGTCAGGTGACGCGCGCAGCATTCGGTCGCCTGATTCGAACGGTTTTCCCGGATTTCGCGATCGAAGTAGCTTTCTCGCGACAGCGCCGACCTGAACCGGAAAAGAACTCCAGATGTTTTCACCAGTAGTCCCCGCACGAGCACTCCCCTTCGCTGAAATGGTGGAAGCGGTTCCGATCCCTGACGATCAGCTTCCGATCGTATACCAAAGAGACGAGCTTGATTGCAGAATGGCAGTCCTCGCACACTCGGAGATTCTTCGTAATTCTGACGGTCGACTCTGACGGCGTCGCCAAAAGCCCGAAAGCGATCGCCAACTTCTCGCTGTGCTCGGCCAGCAGGCGCTCCTTGGACCGCTCGTCGATGCCCTCCCGCAGCACCAGCGACGTCATCGGCCGGTATCCGGCCTCTTTCAGCCGTTCGATCATCTCGCCCAACGGATGAGACCTGTCCCCTGCGACAAACCTGTGAATCGCTTTGCCGACTTCGATCGCGCTGCTTCCGGGGACCCTCCGAATGTTGTTCCGCTTGATCGTTCTCCGCATCTCCGCGACGCCGTCCCACTTGTCGGCCTGCGCGTATATGTTCGACAGCAGGACGTAGTGGCCGTCGGCACGGGGCTCCAGCTTCACTAGGTTGGCGATCGCCTCTTCCGCCGTCTCGACATTCCTGTGGATCCTGCACGCCCCGAGGAGCGCCCTCCACACGACGGCGTCCGGCGCGAACGGCATGCCTCTGACGAGCTCCCTCGCCTCCTCGATCCGCCCGGCTCTCCCCAAGAGGTCGACCATGCAACCGTAGTGCTCGACTGCGGGCGAGACCCCGTACACGCTTTCCATGGAGTCGAAACAGTCCCGCCCCTCGCGAACGAGCCCGGCGTGAACACACGCGCTGAGCACCCCGACGAACGTGATTCCGTTCGGTTCGACTCCCCCGGAGACCATTTCAGAGAAGAATTCGAGCGCGAGCTTCCCCAGCCCGTGGTTCGCGAGCCCGAGTATCATCGAACTCCACGCGAGCACATCCTTCGCCGTCAACGCGCGAAAGACTCCCAACGCGCGGTCGATGTCGCCGCATTTGGCGTACATGTCGACGAGAGCGGTTCCGAGCCGTAGGTCGACTTCGACCCCGTTTCGCTCGATCAATTCGTGAATTTCCGACCCCGCGCGCAGGGCCCCCGCATCGCCGCAGGCGGAAAGCGCGGCGACCATGGCGACCGCGTCCGGGGCCACCCCGGCCGACCGCATCGCCGCGAAGAGCTCCAGCGCTTCGCCGGGCCGCTTGGCCCGGGCGTACGCGGAGATCATCGAGCTCCACGAGAAGGCGTCGCGCCggtcggccgcggcggcggcgtcgaacACCGCCCTCGCGGCGTCCGCGTCGCCGCTCGTCGCGTGCCCGTGCAGCATCGTGTTCCAGGAGACGAGGTCCCTCTCGGGCATATCGTCGAACAGGCGGCGGGCGCCGGCGACGTCGCCGCGCGCGACGTACGCCGCCAGCATGACGTTGTACGAGAACACGTCTCTCtcgggcatttcgtcgaacgccttccgcgccgccgcggcggcggcggcggcggcgccctccGCCTTGGCGTACATCTCGACCAGCGCGGTGCGCATGAAGAGATCAGCGACGAAGCCGGATTTTACGACGTGGGCGTGGATGGCTTCGCCGGTGCGCGGCTCGCCGGAGCGCGCGCAGGCCTGGAGAGCGGAGGAGAGGGCGAAGCTGTCGAGGGCGGTGGGATGGAGCTGGAGCCGCATGCGgcggaagagggagagggcctCGGAGGGGGCGCCGCAGCGGAGGTGGGCGCGGATGAGCGCGTTGTAGAGGAAGGGGTCGGGGGCGGCGACGCGGTCGAAGAGGGAGCGGGCGTGGGCGAGGGAGcgcgggaggaggaggaggagggcgcggcggaggagggagcgGGAGCGGTGGAGAGGGGATTTGAGGAggagagctagggttttgaggggagatgatgatgatgatggtgatgatgatgggGATGGAGATGGgcacatgagagagagagagagagagagagggacgtGAATAGCTGGCtcagtttgaatttttgaatggtGGTATGGGATTAACGGTCATATAGAAAGGCAAGGTGAGAGGTAGTACTCAGGGATGCGAACGGAGCGGATCCGGCGGGGAGGGGTCTTCCACCTCTCACTCCGCTTCTTATTAGGTCGGGGCATATTTGGAATGAATtgatttaatcatatttttgcCCCCACTTTTCACTATGTTCGGAGCAAATCAGAGGAGCCATCCACAAATAAGACTTCGTTTGAAATTGCGGAAAGATTtgattaaatatcttatttgtttccgtacgtaatattgcgttccgcatattgcattagtcgattatgatatattttctgcggtccatCGAAGAACgtaaaaatatatctctatatattttttttcaacttcaTTCTAtataatagcgttagatagatctcgatatcaaactaagcctaaatcgGGACGGGCACTgagtttttaataaatttttgactgATCGAAATGGATACAGGAcggattaattttatttttaattttgatctattttttACCCTTATCGTTTCATTCAGGACATATCGGGATTGGAACTAgcttttcataaatttttgatgaATCGGAAGGGAAGGAGTCCTCCGCCTTCCGCTTTACTTAGCAGGTTGGGACgaatcatttttttaatatctttttttattcacGTTTATCGCCCCATTTAGAGTAGATTGCGGTGTTAGCTCCACTAACCCGAATCTGTTTATATCCCTAGGTGTGAAGCGGATGCCCTCGTATAgttttaaatgcatgaatattttatttcgatataatatatttttaaaatttttaattaaaaagttgttATATTTGATTGATGAGAGGTGTAAACAAATATGTAAAATAGCATATTCTATGGGGCCTTTGAGTCACTTAAATCACTTCAAGAGTTTTATAGTATTTGGTAAATAAAGCATGTGATATAAAATGACATAACATATTAGCAAAATATGATATCCTAACATATCCTAAGTGCCAAAGtgttttaaaaagcaaaaattaaAACCCTATTTGGAGAATTGTTTTTATCAATagacttaaaaaatattataattaaaaatacatatatatatatatatatatattaaaaaaattatttacaaaattagacaaatacggtgaatgaatcactattttttaaatatgatatattatttactgctttttaatattatatatatctttcagagttcaaatataaaaaatatataaattNaaatatataaatttaaaaaaactgaTAAATAATTTACCGATTTTAGAAAATAGTGAAGGCGATAAATCATTCATCTTTTAAACctactttttattaaaaaacaaaaattagatGTTTActcttataattaaaaaattccaTAAAATTAATCGCCCAAAAACTCCCCATTTGGGCttgcatatttttgttttaatttattcaCGAAACTTGTGCTAGATGAGAATTATGATCATGCGTTTATAGTGAAAGTGCAATGCCTTGCGGATAAAATATGCTATTTTACCATATTATAAATATCAAGATCTTTCAAAGAGCAAAATTCATAACCCTTGCTACTTTGgcaccttaaaaaaaaaaaaaaaaaaaaaaaaaaaaaacctcataccgaatataatttatctaacaTCTAAAAAAGttctgaatttaaaatttccgGCTTCCATTAAGGTTTTGATTGACTCggaaattagtaggaactaATTATTTCAGAGATAGATACAAATTTAGGTATAAGCACGAACTAAaaccaattttgtatttggataaaaatttgattgtttccgacaataagaaaaatagcatttggatagataagatggaataaaaagaatagttgatggttataaatagaaaataataatattacccctctcattatatttgaatttaaatttttaaattttaaacttataattttaacttttaaattttaaaatttgaaattacaatttaaaatttaaatattcaaatttaaaaattttaaattttaaatttaagaccaaatttaaatttgaaatatataaaatatcaaatttaaaatttaaaaatttataatatcaaatttaaattttaaactttaaaatttataatttacaattttaaattttaaattctaatttattttaaaacaaaactctctctctctctctctttctacccAGTGGGTGGGAAcaaacttgttcccacccagccttttttgtgtttggatgctAGATGGGGTATAAGACCCTTATATCCCATCTTATACTTAATCCAAATGGGGTGTAAAAGaacaatgagagagagagagagagagagagagagagaccgatCCAAGAGAGGATTCATATGAtacaaattatatttgtaaCGTCCCAACTTTTCAGAAGATCATCCATCTTAAAACTACTTTAATTCTAACACGTTTAACTCACTTAATTTTTTGAGCTTAAtcaccgcccaaaatgctatagtcaaattaaaaattttagccatatatatattagactATTTGAGATCTCACAATgagtaataattattatcaaATTAGAGACATCATCGCTTGATTCTCTTCTGAATCCCTGCAATAGAAATTGAATCTAAATCCACAATGAGTTTTTTAGCAACAATTGCTCCAGTTTGCATGCACAATTATCTTGTTCAAccttttattgttatttttatttttatgttcatttttattattgttattgcttaattatctaattaaccTAAATGACTAGTCATTCCAATTGATTTACTACAATTCAGTTCAGTTTTGTGAATCGAAaactagaatttaaaaaaaaacaaataaaccaATAAACCAAATTAACAAATTGAGTGTGCCTACAAGATGATCAAACAATTGAAGCATCCAAACACACTACCATAATAATACATACAAGCTCACAGGTTAAGacacaacaacaataataatggGATTATTCATACATATATGATTTATCCATGGTTTAGAGATTCAACATATCTTAGCCAAATAATgatcatatatatctatatctctagctatattatatatacattctaggactttttttttttgcccccttgaaatatgataaatcaCCACAACCGCGCGGGTGCAACAGGTTATTATAAGCAATCTCAATTATAGGAGGATCTAAATAAAATCAAACACCAAAACTACAAATGCAGCAGCCGCAGTAGTTACCACTAGATCACTTGTTTCAACACCCAAGTTAAGCCCTTAAGATATCAACTATGCAGAATCATTTCAATTCACAAAATTACTTCACGAGTGCCCCGAGTAGGTCGAAACCCTGATTGTAACACAAGAATATCAAGTGTTGAAGATATGGAGTATCACTTCAATAACACAGTAACTTTTTCCAGATTTAAACactacaaaaaatttttatgttattttagaGCTCATCGATATCCGCAATCCACGACCCAAAAGTTTCCTTTATCTACTACATGAGATATCCAGAATTACATCAacagaaatatttttcttaagaAAGAATCGCAAGGTGTGTAGGAATTCCCCGagatacaacaacaacaacctaaTAAGAGTAAGAccaaaacaaacaaatattCAAGCAATCCCCAAAGAAATATTGATCTCAACATTAGAATTCAAAccttcaaagaaaaaaaaaaaaaagaggagaaaaactAGACCAAAGTGGACAACACAAGCAAATATCACGAAGGAAGTCGTGTACAAGAGTAAAAGgtgagaagaaaaaatggagaaaaattCAAGCAACCTCCAAATTCAATGTAAACTTGAATTCTGTTAACAACCAAGCTCAAGACCTAGACAGTGAGATGATTAGTCTTGCAAAGCAATATCAacaagataataaaaattaactaaacacTTAGCATTGGCTGTTCTTGTTTCTCCTATATATTTCAGCCTGTAGGCATTTTGTttgtgaaaaggaaaaagaaaacaccAAATATAGTTTAATCAACTGAATAAATATGCCgaaaaaaagagtaagaaaaaGTGCGTCGATAGAAGCTTTTAACATCAACTTCTCTTCCAGAAGGATAAAAAAGGGGGAACACAGAGAGACTCTACTCTACCGATTCTTACCTTCCTTAGTTACAAATATCCTTTCAATCTAAGCTAGGtcttcaaaaaatttcaaacatgTCGCCATCTGAACCTCATTTCaggagaaaaacaaaacaaaacagcTGTTAAAGAATCTGCATTCCTTAggcatgaaatttttttcagaTTCGTAAAAAGGGTAAAATGTATGTAGTAGTCACCTGTACTATCCTGAAAATGTAACTTGTTCCCTGCACTTTTCACTTAAAACACTTCAGTCCACCAAACTTTCACAGCATTGCACTTCAGTCCTCAACTACTAACAATGGCTTTTATAATGTAAAATGACTACTTTTCAAcctttgtaaattaaattaaaataagtaagtGATTTCAAAGAAGGGGTAGAATACTcattttataaagaaaaaacagaTCTTTTTAACAGCCAAGGGATCAAGTGCAATATATGCAGAAAGTTCACGGGTTAAAGTGTTTTACGTGAAAATACAGGGACAATGTATGTCAAGgagaaaatgaaaacaaaatatGAAGTTCCAGAATAAAATGGCTAACTGGAGCTGCTTACGAAAAGCTATTGCCGATCTCTAGTTTCAACgtcaacatatatttaaaaatatatattaggagAAAATAAAATGCTACTAAGCATGTTCAGAGAGCATGAAACATAATGAAGATAATAAAATCATGAGGACTTCAAATTTCCCCCCTGGTATGGCGCATTTTTACTTTGCCCCCATGTAGCTTAGCTCATTTGCACTTTGTCACCCCGTGGATCAAAAAGTTACACTTAACTACCCTATGGTTCAGCacatttttcactttgccaacttgtagtttttcaaaaaaatttactttgtcACCCTATCCAACATGGAATTTTTTGgtgaagttaaaattaaatcacAATGAGGCAAAGTGCAACTTTTTTGAGCCACAATGTCACGGGGTTAGCTTTTTCGCCTTGAAAATCCCCGCGCGGCGCCCAACTGTCGCACGCCCGAGCCAGCCTTCCCGAGTCATTAGCACGGACAAGTCTCCCAAACTTAACAGCGGAATTCCAATTcaagcattttgccaagcttgctcctctgCGAGACTTATAGCCCAACCCCTTGCCTGTAATCGAACCCCTCGTCGaactcctcgagttcccaacgagcaccccaataccgaggttggccaccaagctaggtGCATCCCGTTTCGCCAACCGAACTCTCCTCGAGAGTGCTCAATAGCCGAATGCCTTGTTGCCTCACCGCTAGTCCCAAGGACATCACAAGTTCTCCCTCAACTTGTTCCATATGAGTTTAGCCAAGCGTCTCGCCTCCCACGCGTTTTGCTCTCGCGACTTAATCTGCACGCCTCTTGCGTCCAGGTCCGGGCTTCGCAACATCGCATGTCACGAAGGGCACTCATGAATATAAATCCTTCTCCGTCACGTCTCATGCGTCTGGAAACACCCACGGCCATACCGCATATGCGGCCTGCTCGCTCGGTCCAACGGCATCCATCCGATAAGCCACCCAAGTGTGCACCACAAGCTCGCCCGTCTCCCAATGCTAGCGACTTAGCGTGACACCCCGCAAGCCCATGCTTCACACTTCCGTGCTTCGCACCCAACTCGTACGGCTCTCGTGTCCCATCGCTCCTGGCAAGGGAAGCCAACAAGTCCACACCGTGCTACTCGACCGTCCACACGACCCTCGTTTTGCCATGGCGCTTCGCGCCCTCGATCTCCTTAGGTTAGCCTCGTAAGGCCCCATCCCAACAAGTCGGCCTCGCTCCGCTTCGCTAGCCATCTGGCCCCTCCATGGCTCGACCACGCCTGGCCTCCAACACCACTGGTCTAGTCTCTCAAGGTTCACTTTACAGATACTGATACCGCTTGTCCCATTAGGTTCCGCCCTTCGAGTCTCGTAGGCATTGCGGCCCACGAATTCTCCTTCCGCGTGCCTTCCTTTAGCGATCCTATTGAGTTCCGCCTCCTTAGGCCTTCGCgggtgtcacgccccacgaATCCCCGCTTGGCACACTTGCCTTCACGAGCCTTGCCTTTTACTGCGGGCCATCCGTCGCAAGACTATCCCTCATCCGCTCGTTCGCTCCACTACAGAGATCCAAGCCGGCATAAGATAACGCAAGCGATCCTACGAGGAAAGCCTCCCAGTATTCCCCGCTCCGTAATGTCATCGACCTCGCATCTCCGACATTACCCTAGGCCCGTGTCCCTTCAACCGTCCAATACCCGATCACACGAAACGCTAGGCTTGGCCACTCCTACTAGCCAAAAGACGACCCATGTCCTATGGGTCGACGGGAGAGTCAGGGCCACTTACGAACTGTCCAACCCTCCTCTATATACCTTGCAAGGCATCCCCCCATTTGGCACCCCGagggtacaaaggtgctcaccAAGAAGTACGTTTTGAGCTCCCGCATGCGGTACCTATTTCCTTGCCATGGCATGGGCCATTGCTAGGGAATTGCCTCTGTTGTCTTGACAGCAACTCCAACCTGACGAAACGCCACAACTCTGCAACTCCATAACTTCGTCAATCCAAGTGCCTACCAAATGTGGCCCCCAAGGATGTCACGGTCGAGTCCCAGCGATCGACCCGTGACAACAGGGCGGCAAAGTGAAAggggcaatttgaagttttaccCTAATGAAAATTTACTTGTTGAGCTAATAGTTTAACTCTCAACAGCTAAAGTCATAGATCATTTTGCTTGAAGTTTCGTAAATAAGATTAGATCTAAGTTGAACTTTTATTGTATAGATAAAGGTTGGATCTGTCAATAACAGCATCTCAAATAGAATTTTCAATACAATCATCATATGAACCTTCCCTTTCCTACTAGAGGATCTTCCCTCATAAAGCTTATGCAACTAAACCTGTCCACTGAATATATCTAAGTCTACTCATTTTATTAGCAGCAAAATTTCTCCAAAGCCTATCCAGTGCTTAAAGCAAACATCTTATATCCAACTGAAACATTCTCATCCCCACACATCTTCTCATATCTTTGGTTATCCACACAATTTCTTTTGGTTTTGTCAACCTGCTTGGATTGTCTCTCCATCTGTCATTGCGTTATTGCTATAACGGATCAAGTCAGCATTCTCATCTCCTTGCGACTCGACTACCACGACATTCTTAATAGCCCAATATTAGTATCATAGCACATAAAGAGGGGCATCTATCCAACAACATGTACTTTGAGCTTTGAATGTACCAATTTTCAGTCCGGAATACCATTGCACCCCTCCACTACACCGATCAAACGTTAATCCAGCAACCTGCTTATCGTTTCAATCATTCTGGAATTTGGACAGCTGGCTTATGATACCAAAATAGTCTCTCCTGTGCTGCTTTTCAACCAATATAATCTTCAACTCCTTTTATAGACTCCATTAAAACTCATGAACTCGACATATATCTGTGTTGATCCAACTTCATATTAATCCTATAACTTGTCTTAACTATCAAGATTAGCAATAGCAAACTCAAATCTTTAACAATAGCAAACTTCATATTAACCCTATAACTTGTCTTAAAATTTCCATgtttaattcaaaatcaaaatctgattCCTTATGTTGTAAAAATCGATTGTTAGGATTTGACGGGACCACAAAACTTGGAAATCCCTTATTAATCTCCAATTCCTATGGTAATCCTTTTTTCCCTCAACGAAGATTACCAGTGAGAGAAAGTAGACCAGCCGTAAGGCAGTAGGGGGACAAATGCCCTCCATAAAAAATCTGACACTCCATTATCAAGGAGAAAGTCTTCACTGTAACACCCACGTCACTTATGGAAAGTCATAGTGTAAACGAGCATTGTTGTGTAGTACAATTATTTTGCAACATCTTTTCTACTTGACATTTCCAAAATATCCTCAATATAACAATCAATCTGGCATGTCTTTATACGATGAGCATGTGAAACCATCCTACTTCA from Ananas comosus cultivar F153 linkage group 18, ASM154086v1, whole genome shotgun sequence encodes:
- the LOC109723936 gene encoding pentatricopeptide repeat-containing protein At5g66520-like; the encoded protein is MRLQLHPTALDSFALSSALQACARSGEPRTGEAIHAHVVKSGFVADLFMRTALVEMYAKAEGAAAAAAAAARKAFDEMPERDVFSYNVMLAAYVARGDVAGARRLFDDMPERDLVSWNTMLHGHATSGDADAARAVFDAAAAADRRDAFSWSSMISAYARAKRPGEALELFAAMRSAGVAPDAVAMVAALSACGDAGALRAGSEIHELIERNGVEVDLRLGTALVDMYAKCGDIDRALGVFRALTAKDVLAWSSMILGLANHGLGKLALEFFSEMVSGGVEPNGITFVGVLSACVHAGLVREGRDCFDSMESVYGVSPAVEHYGCMVDLLGRAGRIEEARELVRGMPFAPDAVVWRALLGACRIHRNVETAEEAIANLVKLEPRADGHYVLLSNIYAQADKWDGVAEMRRTIKRNNIRRVPGSSAIEVGKAIHRFVAGDRSHPLGEMIERLKEAGYRPMTSLVLREGIDERSKERLLAEHSEKLAIAFGLLATPSESTVRITKNLRVCEDCHSAIKLVSLVYDRKLIVRDRNRFHHFSEGECSCGDYW